GATATGAGTTTGTTTTCTCGCGTCAGCTGGAGGCTCTGGGCCGCGAGGGCGACCTGCTCATCGCGATCTCTACTAGCGGAAACAGCGGCAACGTGCTAAAAGCGCTCGAGCTAGCGCAAAAAATCGGCATCAAAACAATCGGGCTAAGCGGCCGCACGGGAGGCGCGATGAACGAGCTTTGCGAGCTAAATTTGGTCGTGCCGTCAAACGATACGCCGCGCATCCAAGAGATGCACATAATGATAGGGCATATCATCTGCCAAGCTATCGACGATGCGTTTTAGGCTAAATTTAAAAGTATTTGCGGCGGCGGAGTCAAATTTAATCCGC
The uncultured Campylobacter sp. DNA segment above includes these coding regions:
- the gmhA gene encoding D-sedoheptulose 7-phosphate isomerase; its protein translation is MKTEEMIKSELEGHLATIKATFALEAGIKKACETAVATLKAGGKILLCGNGGSAADAQHIAAELTGRYKTERGALAGIALTTDTSALTAIGNDYGYEFVFSRQLEALGREGDLLIAISTSGNSGNVLKALELAQKIGIKTIGLSGRTGGAMNELCELNLVVPSNDTPRIQEMHIMIGHIICQAIDDAF